Within the Hippoglossus stenolepis isolate QCI-W04-F060 chromosome 2, HSTE1.2, whole genome shotgun sequence genome, the region CCAACAACCCTCCTTATTGAGGCCACTGTCACCAAATATTAATCTGAATCTGTCATTTTTTAAGTACTTGAAGTAATTGTTATTGTACAACTCGTAAATATTCCCCCAAATGAATTTTCATCATTTCGTGGCACTTGTGAAATTCaaagtttttaatttaagaaCTTTTTTTAGGTTTAGAAAACTTACATTGAAAGTTTATGATACTTTAATATCCTCGTTTGATACCATCACACTTATATTTTAAAGTAGGTGCCAAAAAACATGCTTTGAATGAAGGAATTATTTTACCCGATTCACAATGTGTATGGACCCTAAATATACATTCCTGTGTCAAACTAATTGGCCAGAAGTCCGCtaaatattgtcttttttttaaacaatactATTGATTACACATTAAGCGCAAACATACACGTTCAAAACGACTTCATTTTCAGTCCCACTAAACCCAGGAGGTGCACGTGAAGTAATGAAGACAGTGTCATTATGCAGTTGTGTAAAGTAGATTCTGATTCATTTGTCGGTCTGTGGGATGTGACTTGTTGAAACTCGTTTGTCGTTATATGATTGCGTCAGATCTACTTCTTGCACTATTCCATCTGAGATTATTAATCCCGCTACAGACTCCTCCCCCATGTTTTGCACATCCCGTGTCCTACTACCAACCCCTACTGTAAAACTAGAGAACCTATTTGGTGCAATACAAACCCAGAGGATTTATCAGTATGTAGTAATTATTTTATTGCTGACAGACGTATGGATGTAAACAAGTACCAATGGCCTGGGATGTTACTTCAGTTGTTTCCATAGCCATGTAATGTGATTTTAGAGGATATCGCTATACAAGACTagttcccccccaccccccacccccaccccacctgcTTTATTCTACTCAATGAAGCTGAAAAATAACAGATCCTTAATTGTTATaatatcattacattttttttatcatacaCATAATAGCATTAATTACTGTTTAAATGCAGGTGGGAGACGTGTTGCTGTTCCCTAGAgttccttttgtgtttttcttcaagcTGGAGCAAGAGACGCCTACCTCCACTGGAGCTCAGCCCACTGCTCTGTCATCAACCTTGTGATAGACAAGAGATTTGATTGGTTAACACTAATCTTGGATCGATACGTTTGATCCGAGATGTCTGGCTGTAGGTCAAACCTTAAACCCGTAGTGTGTATTGTGTGCCTGACTACCCTCGTGTGTGTGCTACTATGGTTGCCATTTCAACAGGATGGAGGTGGTGTGGCCCAGTGTTGTGTTAAGTAAACCTCTGTTGAAGAACCTGGTGCTAAACAattgttgtatattttctttatggTGTTTTTATACTGTCCTTTACAGATGCACTAAGAGGCGTCTGGCATTGGAACAATAAAGAGTCTTTTGAAATAACTAACGAGTGATTGTGATTTACAGCAGATTGAAAAACCGACGTATGGTTTCCACTGCAGAGTAAAGCACGGTCAACATGGTGTGTCCGCACTCTGCTCACCttaagaaatgtgtttatttacccATAGCTTACTGTTGTAGATCATATTGATCATCCTCAGCCCATAGGTTTTACATTGAGAAGTGTAAACACAGAATCCAAAATAATCAGGCACCACTGATCGGGTTGTGATAATGAACAAGCTTTATTGATATATTTCACTTTTACGATTAAAATGGCAAaacttgaaaatgaaagttACTGACATAAGCTTTACTAGgttaatattagaaaaaaattgATGAAGTATACTGAACTGGTTAAAAGTAACATATTGTAGTTATTTTTGCATTAACTTCTATGAAACATTGGCCTCCTGGTTGATGAGGGTGTTGAGATCCAGCTTTGTTTTCTCCAGAGCTGCGGTTTTGGCTCTCCGTGACGGACGCATCAGGGAAACTGACTCTGGAACATTTTCTCCATCACTGGAGCCAAAACAAATAACAGGTTAAATGTGAGAAATTACTTAAAGTAATGTTCATCACGTATAATGATGGCCTCAGCCGTCGTGTTTCCTGAAACACAGACGGGAATAATGGAAGAAGCCTCACCTCTCCTCTGACGACTCAGCCCTCCTGCTCGTCTTTCTGCCTCCTTTAGCCGTGCAGACTTTCCTCTGAcctgtgcacacaaacactccggTTACCCCGCAGCGCTGACTCAACTCTTTCTCTCAGGTAGACGAGAAGAGCTCTAAAAATACACAACTGCAGTCATGGGTGAGTATACAGAACCTGCATtacctctttttcctctcttggCAGATTTAGATGGGTCTTCTGTTGCAGCCTCTGTGGAAACAGAAATTCATATTTAGCCGTTCCTCTCTCTGCTCGCTGCGTTCTTATCTTGACCGACACTGAGCGGGATGGagtcagacatgttttaatccacttggaaacatttaGCTATTAAGACCTAATCCTTTCACAGCAGGAGTTGTCACAAATTATGGTAAATCTAGTTACACACACTCTGAGAAGACAACATTGTTTATGGCCGCTCAGCGGGGTGTCGGGTGCTCTTTTATACAGATTGTCACTTCATGTACCATCTGCATTAACATCCACTGGTTGAAGTGCACTGGCAATGAGGAGCTCGGCCTGTTCTCTAGAGTCCACGAGCTGATTTAACATCTTTTCCAGAGCTCGGAGACACACACGATCCTTCACCACCTGCAGACAAGGACAACAGGGGGGAAATGATATGATTTTACTCAACagatacacatgcacataaaactGCAGCCAGTCGTTATCTCATCGAAGAATCAATTTACAGAAAAGTTAAGGGCATCTATTCTGATAATTGattaactttgttttgattcaagcaaaaataccaaacattcACAGATTCCATCTCTTGAATTGTGATGATTTCCTGTTTTATACAACAGTAAACTGGGGATTTTAGACAGATGGTCAAACATAACATCTGAAGAGCTCTACGAAGCTCAAGGGCAATTTTAACTATTTTCTAATATAGATTGAGAAAATATCTTAATATCTAATAGTACAATAGTACAAATAATAGTTAGTAATATAGATGAGAGGCTGTGTTTTAACTGGATGTTTGTATCTACCTGtacaagctgctgcagcagcgtcTGCAGGTCTTTCCTGACGGTCTCGTCTCTGCTGAGCTCCAGGTTGCTTAGAGTCTTGGCGTAGAGACGAACCTCAGGGGCTGTAGGGTCCTTCAGCATCTCCCCACACATGCGCACCGCCAAGTAGTCATGGACACACACCTCCTGAAGACAAACCACCAATAAACTCAATTAGTTTTTTGCCTCATTGTGAAGTGACTCATACAATTTTCAGATTTCATCTGTGCAGAAGAAATGAATGTATTTGTGGGATTAAAGCTGAGTGagtcaataaaaataataataataaagatatgaGTCTCAGTGGGTGTTTCCTACCTCTGTGTTGGTTGAGGGTTTAATAAGTGCACTTGGTCGAGTCAGCTCCACAAGCAGCTCCACCACGTTGTTAATATCCACCTCAGCAAGAGGAGAGGTGGCCGGGGCGTTCATCAGAGTCCGAACTGTTGGAAGGAAACTCTCCTCCACAACCTCCTGGTGGAGCCTAATTCACCACAAAGACCACCGCCTTATTAGTTTACGTTGCATAACTAATCACTCCCTACATACAAGTCATGATAATAAAACTAATAAGAGGGAAATACACAGTCAAATAAATGAACCACATAGCTCATAGTTTGCTGGTATATGAGAACATGTGTGACCTGCTCTCGCGGGCGTAGAGTTGGAAGAAGACGCCGAGGCAGTGTCGCAGGCGGGTGTCGTCCTCAGTGACAGGATTGTACCACAGCAACACCAGACGGGACAACATCTTAGCACTGGAGATGCGGCCGGTGTACATGAGCTTGGCCAGGCCTTCTGCTGTTTCTGTACGCAGGTCAGACACCTGGAAATGTGGAACAAACACATACCTCAATCATACTTCAACTACTTTACATCCTAAATATGTGAATACATAGTCAGGTTCATGATATAGCTCACCTCACTGTCCAGAAACTCTGAGAGCATCACAAGGATACTCTGCGCGGTGTCCTCCGCCTTGTCCTCGGCCACCGCGGGTGcgtcctcctcctgtctgtcaggagaCTGCCAGGGCAGGGCCGTCTGAGTGGCAGCTGCttcagagagcagctggaagccgaacagcagcaacaggtcGATGATGGCCCGCAGAGCACTGATACGGATCTTTACCTCATCCAGCTGGGCAATCTGAAAAAGGCAAAagcgtgcgcacacacataaatacacttGTAATACTGGCAGTAGAAAAGTACCTAGTTATGCAAGTTAGCTTTTGTATTAGCTGCAGTAACTGAGTAACGAATAAAGACAACTTAAACAGAATCTATCGTCACAGGTGGATACACCTAGTGATTTACATGTAAAAACCCTGTTGCATTCCTTTCTGATTGATTTAACATTTGCAGTGTAGTGTTACCTGGAGCAGCAGGACCATGTGAGCTTTGGCCAGCTCCTTGCTGTGCAGAGTGCATGTTCCCAGACACACCACGGCCATGTTGCGGACAGCAGGGTGAGCATTTGCTATACTGGGCAGGACCTGAGAAATATTGAGTCACTGGtttcatataaatgtaaaacaataaacaaattaCACATGAATCAAAGGTCTGATTTGGTTTGTCATCCTCAAAAGAGTTTAAGGCTCAGCTTTAATCTCCAATGGTCATAATTTACACACCTACGGTCAACATTCAGTAAATATAAGTAAATTTGGCAGCAGACAAAACTATATGAGATATATATATGAGCCTATTCTCCTGATTCATCATATaggaaatatacagtatatttcctACATTTCAACTGcgaaataaattaaattcacCCCAATTTCACCTTCTCAGATTCCTCCAGGTTCTCAGTTATTTTGAAGCTAGTACACCTTTCTTTCCCGGTTTGCCTGAGGAGtcactctttttttcctttgagcCTTTAAAAATCTAACCTTTAATTCatagtttcttcttctctgagaaGAGCACTGAAAGAGTTGCATATGGCCTCAATCTGTGCACGGCATGGCCTAACTCAATTCAAGGTACCGCATCACCTCCATTTATCTTAAGTCAAAGTTCCTGGCTGTAGATTCCATCTGGGAGACAAACAGACGCTCACCTGCCCCTCAAGCGCTCTCACTCTAGCTATAACTCAAACTCTCCACAGACCAAACACTTTATGTTAAACCAAAACTATGGGTCTGATACTACTGGTTTCTAAAAGATCCAATCTATGGTAAGTCAAGTGAAAAATATGATGAGGGGTGTGTATATACCAGTGAGGACATTAAGGCACTTATGGTTGGACCAATCGGAGTCTTGATGGTCATCTGCTTCAGCAGCTCAGCACACATCGTTAAACATCTCAGAAGAGTCTCTGGATCAttctgaaacacagaaaacaaaaacacacatttaagaCTTTTCCTGGAAAATCTCTTGGCAtctacttttaaataaaaaaataatctgtgcTTCCTGTGTTGATATTCACCTTCTCAGAGCGGATCTCTTTGTCAGCCGGCTGGTTGATCTCTGCGATTTCCTGGAGGATCTGGTTCCTGTTGTTCTCCAGCTCTGTGATGGAGTCTTTCAGCTCTGCAGCGCGGCTGAACTCCTGGGCAGTGATACAGTCCTCCAGGGTTTGTTTGGCCTCCATGATACGCACCTTCACCTCTGCCAGCTGgatgggaggaggggagaaaaagagaggtgGGGAGTCATTCCTTGGCTGAAATACACCCCAGAGGATCTTTGAGTGTTGAGAGCAACAACTGCTCCTCCACtaacaggaaaaacaacaacagccgAGGTTCTGCGCCAGGTTACAACTCTCAAGAGGGAACTTTGCTTTTACTcactgaaaagagagagagggttcaGTTGAGCAGGTGCACTGAACGTAGAGAAGTTGAAACACCTGAGTTAGGATTCACCTCCTCTGCAGATGTTTAGTCTCcaaaataatacacattttagATGCTTGTTCAAAGATAGAGATAGTTGATGAATTGAGAATCATGACTAAACTCTGTGCCTACTTCTGTTCCTTGGTAATTGAGGTCATTAAGGTCAAATACGGTGAAGAAATGTGGTGAAGAAAACTGATAGAGAAGGAAACCTAATGAAGCTGGATGCCCAGAGGCAAAACCCAGAATGGCGAACATGATTTGCACCTTCCAACCCACTTGTTAACACATGCAAACCGTCAGCCAGATGGAGGTACAACAGaatgaacaaatacacacagacaaggaAGGAATATAAATAGAGCTCAGAAGACTGTAGATGAATGTTGATTAGAGGAAATTATAAATGAGTAATATCAATTTAAGTTGTTTGAATGTCAGTACTTAAGTACATTGCGTACACAGTTTGTATATACATATTGTATACTTTCTAACTGTCTTTGGTACATTTTCATATTCTATTCTAAGactctgtaaaatgtaaatatcaggAAACCTTCACAGTATAAGAATCCTGTGTAATATTTGTTGGAAATAAATCTCTCACTtcatctttgtctctttgtaattatttacatttttctacaAAATGAAAACTAGTTCTATGTCAatatgtcatgttttcatccatcCTAACTATGGAGGGCAAAGTGTTGCCCACCTGGACCTGCTGCCGGCGGCTCGCATTCTTATCCACTGGTTGACTGGCCTCCATGATGGGCTCCCTCACATCAGAGATGATTTCTGCCACCTGTGCGACACAAAGCCATGTAGACATTAATCTCAGTGGTAATGATGCCCCCACCCAATGATGGAAAATCTGGTTAATTTCTGACATATCAAACAAAACATCTCTAGTAGCAAAGGACAGTTTAATTCATGTATCCATCAAAAGAATCATCCCCCTAAAGTGTGTCCATCTGGAAACACTGGTTCATAATTTCAGCTTTTATAGTGAAATCACAAAGGGCATCAAAAAATGAAGTTCAGTCTGGATAGAGTGAAATATCAAAGTTCCTATTTACCAGTAAGATGTATTCTAACTTACAGTTTGTATGCGTCTGTGGTCATCAGACATGAGGGTGAGGAGTTTCTCAGTGAGTAGGGAGACCAGAGAGGAGGGGGTCTGTGGATGAGCCAACATCTCCTGCAGAACAGCCAACACACGCTTCCtacagagacaggaaacataGTAAGTCTGGTTAAAGACAAGGTGATAATAATAGTTGGAAAATTAGAAAAAATGTGCTTGTTTGCCCTGAAAGGTGATTGTCATGtaattgtaaaataaactaaaaatcTTTCAAATTACTGACACTATCTCTTACCAAACAAAATTAACCCATACCTCAAATTACATTAAACTGACAGAATCTTACAACTAGGGAAAGCTTGAATGCCAAATGACATATAATCTGTCATTTATCCTACCAATCAGCTTAGTTTAGTCTAGAAAAGAATTACTTTAAGTGGTCTAGATCTGAATCTGTAGCCCTAGATTGGTCATACTGTAAtcaggacaaacacagatgtgagCCAACACGAGGGAGGAAATATATTACACGGGCAAGTTTGAATAAAATGGGGCATCATTGATATTAAGGTAAATACAACAGTTTATCTTGTCCATCACTAAAACAGAGGTTTCTAAACTTTGTCAGACTCGTCCCCTCTCCCTTCAAGgctgtgtctgttgtttttaactttgtgaaaATGATCTGACACTGCGTATAGCCAACAGCACAGAAGTAACAAAGTACCCAAACCCGACCCTCATCTTACCTGCCGCCCTC harbors:
- the ncapg gene encoding condensin complex subunit 3 isoform X2, whose product is MTADNEMEIKEAFQRAQKGHNNKAKLVASLKSRYNKFEDKTLFHEEFVHYLKYAMIVYKREPTVENVIEFVARFATSFQSPPKTEEEQQQEDEEEDEEDEEDHPFLSFIFNFLLESHKASSHAVRFRVCQLINKLLGSMAENAQIDDDLFDHIHQAMLIRVTDKFPNVRIQAALAMTRLQQPKDPECPTINAYLLILDNDSNAEVRRAVLSCIAMSPQTLPKILKRTRDIKENVRKLAYQVLAEKVHIKALTIAQRVILLQQGLHDSSEAVREVVCDRLLPAWLLRLDGNVIDLLHKLDVENCAKTALDTLKAIFNGKPTEELLQDRVQLDNRKLIPVDSLTCENVLYWRALCEFINAKGDEGDEILEQVLADAATYADYLHGYLRVVPVLSEEQRADFNHLELVMTKEFVAQQLIHLIGCLDTNEEGGRKRVLAVLQEMLAHPQTPSSLVSLLTEKLLTLMSDDHRRIQTVAEIISDVREPIMEASQPVDKNASRRQQVQLAEVKVRIMEAKQTLEDCITAQEFSRAAELKDSITELENNRNQILQEIAEINQPADKEIRSEKNDPETLLRCLTMCAELLKQMTIKTPIGPTISALMSSLVLPSIANAHPAVRNMAVVCLGTCTLHSKELAKAHMVLLLQIAQLDEVKIRISALRAIIDLLLLFGFQLLSEAAATQTALPWQSPDRQEEDAPAVAEDKAEDTAQSILVMLSEFLDSEVSDLRTETAEGLAKLMYTGRISSAKMLSRLVLLWYNPVTEDDTRLRHCLGVFFQLYARESRLHQEVVEESFLPTVRTLMNAPATSPLAEVDINNVVELLVELTRPSALIKPSTNTEEVCVHDYLAVRMCGEMLKDPTAPEVRLYAKTLSNLELSRDETVRKDLQTLLQQLVQVVKDRVCLRALEKMLNQLVDSREQAELLIASALQPVDVNADEAATEDPSKSAKRGKRGQRKVCTAKGGRKTSRRAESSEESDGENVPESVSLMRPSRRAKTAALEKTKLDLNTLINQEANVS
- the ncapg gene encoding condensin complex subunit 3 isoform X1, which gives rise to MTADNEMEIKEAFQRAQKGHNNKAKLVASLKSRYNKFEDKTLFHEEFVHYLKYAMIVYKREPTVENVIEFVARFATSFQSPPKTEEEQQQEDEEEDEEDEEDHPFLSFIFNFLLESHKASSHAVRFRVCQLINKLLGSMAENAQIDDDLFDHIHQAMLIRVTDKFPNVRIQAALAMTRLQQPKDPECPTINAYLLILDNDSNAEVRRAVLSCIAMSPQTLPKILKRTRDIKENVRKLAYQVLAEKVHIKALTIAQRVILLQQGLHDSSEAVREVVCDRLLPAWLLRLDGNVIDLLHKLDVENCAKTALDTLKAIFNGKPTEELLQDRVQLDNRKLIPVDSLTCENVLYWRALCEFINAKGDEGDEILEQVLADAATYADYLHGYLRVVPVLSEEQRADFNHLELVMTKEFVAQQLIHLIGCLDTNEEGGRKRVLAVLQEMLAHPQTPSSLVSLLTEKLLTLMSDDHRRIQTVAEIISDVREPIMEASQPVDKNASRRQQVQLAEVKVRIMEAKQTLEDCITAQEFSRAAELKDSITELENNRNQILQEIAEINQPADKEIRSEKNDPETLLRCLTMCAELLKQMTIKTPIGPTISALMSSLVLPSIANAHPAVRNMAVVCLGTCTLHSKELAKAHMVLLLQIAQLDEVKIRISALRAIIDLLLLFGFQLLSEAAATQTALPWQSPDRQEEDAPAVAEDKAEDTAQSILVMLSEFLDSEVSDLRTETAEGLAKLMYTGRISSAKMLSRLVLLWYNPVTEDDTRLRHCLGVFFQLYARESRLHQEVVEESFLPTVRTLMNAPATSPLAEVDINNVVELLVELTRPSALIKPSTNTEEVCVHDYLAVRMCGEMLKDPTAPEVRLYAKTLSNLELSRDETVRKDLQTLLQQLVQVVKDRVCLRALEKMLNQLVDSREQAELLIASALQPVDVNADEAATEDPSKSAKRGKRGNAGQRKVCTAKGGRKTSRRAESSEESDGENVPESVSLMRPSRRAKTAALEKTKLDLNTLINQEANVS